One segment of Acropora muricata isolate sample 2 chromosome 8, ASM3666990v1, whole genome shotgun sequence DNA contains the following:
- the LOC136924782 gene encoding DNA fragmentation factor subunit alpha-like — MADPASTRRPYKVCNSERTKTTGIVVASLEELKEKASFKLAIEPENCRVFIEQDGTEVDDNEYFEFLDDQTKFMIVADGEEWTLGSQNATLHSQGSYGSFNASLERNESMEFDGTDAGKTVDSISPDLLLRIKNDPAFFISFSDESLQDVINFDGGEFAIALGKSAAEAEHKQEACQHELDRRTEFREATQLLKLLEKAQKSENTVGNKRQRTAPEQ, encoded by the exons ATGGCGGATCCAGCGAGCACTCGAAGACCTTACAAAGTTTGTAACTCCGAACGGACGAAAACCACAGGTATCGTGGTAGCAAGCCTCGaggaactaaaagaaaaagctAGTTTTAAACTAGCCATAGAACCGGAGAACTGCCGCGTGTTTATAGAGCAAGATGGTACAGAGGTGGATGATAATGAGTACTTTGAGTTTCTTGATGACCAAACGAAGTTTATGATTGTCGCCGATGGCGAGGAGTGGACTCTTGGATCGCAAA ATGCAACTTTACATAGTCAAGGGAGTTATGGGAGTTTTAATGCAAGTTTGGAAAGGAATGAGAGTATGGAGTTTGATGGAACAGATGCTGGGAAAACTGTCGACAGCATTTCACCTGATTTATTACTGAGGATTAAAAATGACCCTGCATTTTTTATCTCATTTTCTGATGAAAGCCTTCAAGATGTTATTAACTTTGATGGAGGTGAGTTTGCGATAGCTCTTGGAAAGAGTGCAGCTGAAGCTGAACACAAGCAAGAGGCATGTCAACATGAACTGGACAGACGCACAGAGTTCAGGGAAGCTACTCAGCTCCtaaaattattagaaaaagCTCAGAAAAGTGAGAATACTGTGGGCAATAAGAGACAAAGGACAGCACCTGAGCAATGA